A window of Clostridium botulinum BKT015925 contains these coding sequences:
- the fliW gene encoding flagellar assembly protein FliW: protein MKLETKCHGIVEYKEEDVIEFKKGIPGFDELKKFINFPIEDNEVFSVLHSIENSEIGFVVTSPFSVVKDYEIDIDNSVIERLNIEKEKDVLVLNTVTLHSKLENITVNLCAPIVINIKTKLGEQIILNNGKYPIKYLLFKEGI from the coding sequence ATGAAACTAGAGACTAAATGTCATGGAATCGTTGAATATAAAGAAGAAGATGTAATAGAGTTTAAAAAAGGGATTCCGGGATTTGATGAACTTAAAAAGTTTATCAATTTTCCTATAGAAGATAATGAGGTCTTTAGTGTACTTCATTCAATAGAAAATAGTGAAATTGGTTTTGTAGTGACATCACCATTTAGTGTAGTTAAAGACTATGAAATTGATATTGATAATAGTGTTATTGAAAGATTAAATATAGAAAAAGAAAAAGATGTACTAGTGTTAAATACTGTAACACTGCATTCAAAATTAGAAAATATAACAGTAAATCTATGTGCTCCTATAGTAATAAATATAAAAACAAAATTAGGGGAACAAATAATATTAAATAATGGAAAGTACCCGATTAAATATCTATTATTTAAGGAGGGCATTTAA
- the csrA gene encoding carbon storage regulator CsrA: MLVVKRRKGESILIGDNIEINIVDIDNGAVKISIEAPKEVTILRKELYKEVQEENKNAINIDMSILKTLKHKK; this comes from the coding sequence ATGCTAGTTGTAAAAAGAAGAAAAGGTGAATCTATTTTAATTGGAGATAACATAGAAATAAATATAGTTGATATAGATAATGGTGCCGTAAAAATATCTATAGAAGCGCCAAAGGAAGTTACCATTTTAAGAAAAGAACTATATAAAGAAGTACAAGAAGAAAACAAAAATGCTATTAATATAGATATGTCTATTTTAAAGACATTAAAACATAAAAAGTAA
- a CDS encoding flagellar protein FlaG produces the protein MEVGGIGGRRQISAYIKSNILKPSSNDSDIQYEENSIVEHEIREAVNKINDYLKGEDTHIEYETYESFKNQFIIKIVDNVTKKTIKEIPPKKILDMVAEICRLAGVIVDKKA, from the coding sequence ATGGAAGTTGGGGGAATTGGTGGAAGAAGACAAATAAGTGCATATATAAAATCTAATATATTAAAACCATCATCAAATGATAGTGATATACAGTATGAAGAAAATTCTATAGTAGAACATGAAATACGTGAAGCTGTAAATAAGATTAATGACTACCTTAAAGGGGAAGATACCCATATAGAGTATGAAACATATGAAAGTTTTAAAAATCAATTTATAATTAAAATAGTAGACAATGTAACAAAAAAAACTATAAAAGAAATACCACCTAAAAAAATATTGGATATGGTAGCTGAAATATGCAGACTCGCAGGGGTTATAGTGGATAAGAAAGCTTAA
- the fliS gene encoding flagellar export chaperone FliS yields MYANNAYKAYKNNSVNYASKEQLLLMLLDGAVKFAKMGRQAIIDKKIQKAHESLTRTQDIFYELMASLDISSGAEWAKNLMGIYEFITKRLADANMKKDIEVMNEVVPLIEDVRDTWYEAEKLSRGQR; encoded by the coding sequence ATGTACGCTAATAATGCATACAAAGCTTATAAAAATAATAGTGTAAATTATGCTTCAAAAGAGCAATTATTACTTATGTTACTAGATGGTGCAGTTAAATTTGCTAAAATGGGTAGACAGGCTATAATAGATAAAAAAATTCAAAAGGCGCATGAAAGTCTTACAAGAACTCAAGATATATTTTATGAACTTATGGCATCTTTAGATATAAGTAGTGGTGCTGAATGGGCTAAGAATCTTATGGGAATATATGAATTTATAACAAAAAGACTTGCAGATGCTAACATGAAAAAAGACATAGAAGTCATGAATGAAGTAGTGCCACTAATAGAAGATGTTAGAGATACGTGGTATGAAGCTGAAAAATTATCAAGAGGGCAGAGATAA
- a CDS encoding flagellar cap protein FliD N-terminal domain-containing protein, with protein sequence MSDIGGVGGNFNRITGLATGMDTDAMVKKMLMREQQRIDRANGNKQYNQWRQEEYIEIIKDTRELRDDFLLIGSPKETNLLKSEAYAATKAKSDNESLVDAKSLPGAKAGRYQIKVKDIARAATIEFKGSKDDVDKVKKEIKKLNQIY encoded by the coding sequence ATGTCAGATATAGGTGGCGTTGGAGGAAATTTTAATAGAATTACTGGACTTGCTACAGGTATGGACACTGATGCAATGGTAAAAAAGATGTTAATGAGGGAACAACAAAGAATAGATAGAGCAAATGGAAATAAGCAATATAATCAATGGAGGCAAGAAGAGTACATTGAAATAATAAAAGATACGAGAGAGTTAAGAGACGATTTTTTACTTATAGGTTCACCTAAAGAAACAAATCTTCTAAAAAGTGAAGCGTATGCTGCAACTAAAGCTAAAAGTGATAATGAAAGTCTTGTAGATGCAAAATCTTTACCGGGTGCTAAAGCAGGAAGATATCAAATTAAGGTTAAAGATATAGCAAGAGCTGCTACTATTGAATTCAAAGGAAGCAAAGATGATGTAGATAAAGTTAAAAAAGAAATAAAAAAATTAAACCAGATTTATTAA
- the fliD gene encoding flagellar filament capping protein FliD, whose amino-acid sequence MSIVSKETGKKIADDSTMKNISNALKGKYSSDYKEIDGNEAEVYIKESGQSEYTKVDSKITSKNKFVIDNMEYDISGVTTSSINTKDDAGAISINVKNDVSSSVDKIKKFVDKYNKLIEKLNTKVDEKKIYSYKPLTEEQKKSMKPEEIKEWEKKAKQGIMKNDTNVQQMLSQMRQAFYGGYSTDLSKSDHATFGISLSEIGITTTRETSKRGQLVIDENKLTKALEEKSDKVYELFTKSAKNKESQGILNRITDVVDKYVGGHGGQDGILVKKAGYKDSRWLLSNDLSKKIIEQEKQIKQLERMMFTKQEQYYKMFAKLEVAMNKMNSQSSWFQAQMGGK is encoded by the coding sequence ATGAGTATAGTATCAAAAGAAACAGGTAAAAAAATTGCTGATGATAGTACAATGAAAAATATATCAAATGCTTTAAAAGGAAAATATAGTTCAGATTACAAGGAGATAGATGGAAACGAAGCGGAAGTATACATAAAGGAATCAGGACAAAGTGAATATACTAAGGTTGACTCTAAGATTACTTCTAAAAATAAATTTGTAATAGATAATATGGAATATGATATATCTGGAGTAACAACAAGTTCAATAAATACTAAAGACGATGCTGGTGCAATATCTATTAATGTAAAAAATGATGTTTCATCTAGTGTAGATAAGATAAAGAAATTTGTGGATAAATATAATAAGTTAATAGAAAAATTAAATACAAAAGTAGATGAAAAGAAGATATATAGCTATAAACCATTAACAGAAGAACAAAAGAAATCTATGAAGCCTGAAGAAATAAAGGAATGGGAAAAGAAAGCAAAGCAAGGTATTATGAAAAATGATACTAATGTACAGCAAATGTTATCACAAATGAGACAAGCATTTTATGGAGGATACAGTACTGATCTTTCAAAATCTGATCATGCAACATTTGGAATAAGTTTAAGTGAAATAGGAATAACTACAACTAGAGAAACCAGCAAAAGAGGACAACTTGTAATAGATGAAAACAAGTTAACTAAAGCATTGGAAGAAAAAAGTGATAAGGTATATGAATTATTTACAAAGTCAGCAAAAAATAAAGAGTCACAAGGAATACTTAATAGAATAACAGATGTTGTTGACAAATACGTAGGTGGACATGGTGGTCAAGATGGTATTTTAGTAAAAAAAGCAGGATATAAAGATTCGAGATGGCTTTTAAGCAATGACTTAAGTAAAAAAATTATTGAACAAGAAAAACAAATAAAACAACTTGAAAGAATGATGTTTACAAAACAGGAACAATATTACAAAATGTTTGCAAAACTTGAAGTTGCAATGAACAAGATGAACTCTCAATCAAGTTGGTTCCAAGCTCAGATGGGTGGAAAATAG
- a CDS encoding flagellin codes for MIINHNMNAMNAHRMMGANINGAGKAMEKLSSGLRINRAGDDAAGLAISEKMRGQIRGLNQASRNAQDGISLIQTTEGALNETHAILQRMRELAVQTANDTNTDKDRTNVQAEVKQLIGELDRISSQTEFNTKKLLDGTASKVNFQIGANKDQNIQVKVANMSAKSLSVNTLDLSKSAKVCSAAIEKLDAAINKVSAERANLGAVQNRLEHTINSDNNASENLQAAESRIRDVDMAKEMMQFSKKNILQQAAQAMLAQANQQPQGVLQLLR; via the coding sequence ATGATTATTAATCACAATATGAACGCAATGAACGCTCACAGAATGATGGGAGCAAACATTAATGGTGCTGGAAAAGCAATGGAAAAATTATCTTCAGGATTAAGAATAAACAGAGCTGGAGATGACGCTGCAGGATTAGCAATCTCAGAAAAAATGAGAGGACAAATCAGAGGATTAAACCAAGCTTCAAGAAATGCTCAAGATGGTATCTCTTTAATACAAACAACTGAAGGAGCTTTAAATGAAACTCATGCAATACTTCAAAGAATGAGAGAGCTTGCGGTTCAAACAGCTAACGATACAAATACAGATAAAGATAGAACTAATGTACAAGCAGAAGTAAAACAATTAATAGGTGAATTGGACAGAATATCTTCACAAACAGAATTTAATACTAAAAAATTATTAGATGGAACAGCTTCTAAGGTTAATTTCCAAATAGGAGCTAACAAAGATCAAAACATTCAAGTTAAAGTTGCAAACATGAGTGCTAAATCTTTATCAGTAAATACTTTAGATTTATCTAAGAGTGCTAAGGTTTGTTCAGCAGCAATAGAAAAATTAGATGCAGCTATAAACAAAGTATCAGCAGAAAGAGCTAACCTAGGAGCAGTTCAAAATAGATTAGAACATACAATAAACTCTGACAACAATGCATCAGAAAACTTACAAGCAGCAGAATCAAGAATAAGAGACGTTGATATGGCAAAAGAAATGATGCAATTCTCTAAGAAGAACATCCTTCAACAAGCAGCTCAAGCGATGCTTGCTCAAGCTAATCAACAACCACAAGGTGTACTTCAATTATTAAGATAA
- a CDS encoding motility associated factor glycosyltransferase family protein → MLSNYKFELEKSKDGFDIFKIIKDTKKIYIGSKYRMEEKINEFVEKNEEKIGNDSVVVIFGAGSWEILNKFCLKYKKNKILIFEPNKNVLGYIKKNKKTYSFIDNKRIILMGDNKESIIGSLKENINQYNVEKVEYIYMLNYNKIYLEEFEEFNQIFTEVISDIAIDRNTNLKFSERWFNTIIHNFKYIVESNKVNDYKRKYNNVPAIIVSAGPSLSKNIKELEYVKSNLFILTGGRTLKPLLDKEIYPNLVSVVDPVQESYDLVKGYIDKVKCPLLYYEGTNEKVVEDHKGDKIIFTQNNLIYKLFNEDIDNLGLGGSVAHTLTGMAVLMGCNPIIFIGQDLAYTDEKYHADIAVNQFKSLDENVSKDTDYIYVDDINGNKVRTSLVLDGFRRELEKIIKDNANITFINATEGGSRIDGTIDMSLKEAIEKYRLHEEVISIKPYIKHKTQEIKNEGIRILRESIEADEFIISKCNLGLEETKKLKRNIKFNLTSKIKQSISKLDKIDEEIRIKYKNLELLSSLIYPVVYDILNKPSSKEDYAIIEKSIELYSSILEVGKFALDFMKQALDDLKIREDIN, encoded by the coding sequence GTGTTATCAAACTATAAATTTGAGTTAGAAAAGAGTAAAGATGGGTTTGATATATTTAAGATAATAAAAGATACTAAAAAAATATACATAGGCAGCAAATATAGGATGGAAGAAAAGATAAATGAATTTGTAGAAAAGAATGAAGAGAAAATTGGTAATGATAGCGTTGTTGTTATATTTGGAGCTGGGTCTTGGGAAATTTTAAATAAGTTTTGTCTTAAATATAAGAAAAATAAAATATTAATTTTTGAACCAAATAAAAATGTATTAGGATATATTAAAAAAAATAAAAAAACATATAGCTTTATAGATAATAAAAGAATTATATTGATGGGAGATAACAAAGAAAGCATAATAGGCAGCTTAAAAGAAAATATAAATCAATATAATGTGGAAAAAGTAGAATACATATATATGTTAAATTATAATAAAATCTATTTAGAAGAATTTGAAGAATTTAATCAAATATTTACGGAAGTTATAAGTGATATTGCTATAGATAGAAATACTAATCTTAAATTTTCAGAGAGATGGTTTAATACTATTATACATAATTTTAAATATATTGTTGAATCAAATAAAGTTAATGACTATAAAAGAAAATATAATAATGTTCCAGCTATAATAGTTTCGGCGGGGCCGTCGTTAAGTAAAAATATTAAAGAATTAGAATATGTTAAAAGTAATTTATTTATATTAACAGGTGGAAGAACACTTAAGCCATTATTGGATAAAGAAATATATCCTAATTTGGTTAGTGTAGTTGATCCAGTACAAGAATCTTATGATTTAGTTAAAGGATATATTGATAAAGTAAAGTGTCCATTACTATATTATGAAGGAACCAACGAAAAGGTGGTAGAAGATCATAAAGGAGATAAGATAATATTTACACAAAATAATTTAATTTACAAGTTATTTAATGAGGATATTGATAACTTAGGATTAGGAGGATCTGTTGCACATACACTTACAGGAATGGCAGTGTTAATGGGATGTAATCCTATAATTTTTATAGGGCAAGATTTAGCATACACAGATGAAAAATATCATGCAGATATTGCCGTAAATCAATTTAAAAGTTTAGATGAAAATGTAAGTAAAGATACTGATTATATATACGTTGATGATATCAATGGAAATAAGGTTAGAACCAGTTTAGTATTAGATGGTTTTAGAAGAGAATTAGAAAAAATTATAAAAGATAATGCTAACATAACATTTATAAATGCTACAGAAGGTGGCTCAAGGATAGATGGAACAATAGATATGTCACTTAAAGAAGCTATAGAAAAATACAGATTACATGAAGAAGTAATTTCTATTAAACCATATATTAAGCATAAAACACAAGAAATAAAGAACGAGGGAATCAGAATATTAAGGGAATCCATTGAAGCTGATGAATTCATAATTTCAAAGTGTAATTTAGGACTTGAAGAAACAAAAAAACTAAAAAGAAATATTAAGTTTAATCTTACTAGCAAAATTAAACAAAGTATAAGTAAATTAGATAAGATAGATGAAGAAATTAGAATTAAATATAAAAATTTAGAGTTGTTAAGCTCACTTATATATCCTGTAGTCTATGATATTTTGAATAAACCGAGTTCTAAAGAAGATTATGCTATAATTGAAAAAAGTATAGAACTGTATTCTTCTATTTTAGAGGTAGGTAAATTTGCGTTAGATTTTATGAAACAAGCTTTAGATGATTTAAAAATTAGAGAAGATATAAATTAG
- a CDS encoding nucleotidyltransferase family protein, whose product MINIKNISINYKETLLKALDVIDKAAKGIVYVVDDNMKLLGSITDGDIRRALINKLSLQSGIIEVMNKNPIRVEENVDRIEQKKIMIKNAIRELPIVDKDNKLVDTISLNEVIVPKKKKNYVLIMAGGLGTRLKDLTKEIPKPMLNLGEKPILQHIIENFKTHAYNKFLLSVNYKSEVIENYFEDGSRYECTIDYLREKKRLGTGGAINLARGYIKDDFFVVNGDVYSTVNFDKVMKFHKDNYNDITIMSIKKTINIPYGVINLEENNVKNIHEKPSYEYVISGGMYCLSPSVIDMIPQNKYYEITELFQAALKKGLKVQSYIVDDYWMDIGRIEDYYAINNELFSKSNSNEI is encoded by the coding sequence ATGATAAATATAAAAAATATTAGTATAAATTATAAGGAAACATTGTTAAAAGCATTAGATGTAATTGATAAAGCAGCAAAGGGGATAGTTTATGTTGTTGATGATAATATGAAGCTTTTAGGTAGTATAACTGATGGAGATATAAGAAGAGCATTAATAAATAAGTTAAGTTTACAGAGTGGTATAATAGAGGTTATGAATAAAAATCCTATTCGTGTAGAAGAGAATGTAGATAGAATTGAACAGAAAAAAATAATGATAAAAAATGCTATAAGAGAGTTACCTATAGTAGATAAAGATAACAAGTTAGTGGATACAATATCTTTGAATGAAGTTATAGTGCCGAAAAAGAAGAAAAATTATGTGTTAATAATGGCAGGAGGATTAGGAACTAGATTAAAGGATCTTACAAAAGAGATTCCTAAGCCTATGTTAAATTTAGGAGAAAAGCCTATATTACAACACATAATAGAGAATTTTAAGACACATGCTTATAATAAATTTTTATTATCCGTAAATTACAAATCAGAAGTAATAGAAAATTATTTTGAAGATGGTTCTAGATATGAATGTACTATAGATTATTTAAGAGAAAAAAAGAGATTGGGGACAGGTGGAGCAATAAATTTAGCACGAGGATATATTAAAGATGATTTTTTTGTAGTAAATGGAGATGTTTATTCAACGGTTAATTTTGATAAGGTAATGAAGTTTCATAAGGACAATTATAACGACATAACTATAATGTCTATTAAAAAAACAATTAATATACCTTATGGAGTGATAAATTTAGAAGAAAATAATGTGAAGAATATACATGAAAAACCTAGCTATGAATATGTTATTAGTGGAGGTATGTATTGTTTAAGTCCTAGTGTAATTGATATGATTCCACAAAATAAGTATTATGAAATAACAGAATTATTTCAAGCAGCTTTAAAAAAGGGATTAAAAGTACAAAGTTACATAGTAGATGATTACTGGATGGATATAGGAAGAATTGAAGACTACTATGCTATTAATAATGAGCTTTTTTCAAAGTCTAATAGTAATGAAATTTAG
- the neuC gene encoding UDP-N-acetylglucosamine 2-epimerase produces MKRKVAVVTGSRSEFGILYCVIKALEECEEINCKVIVTGSHLAPSQGYTINQIHESKIRVDATVPMLIDGDDNESLGYSIAMGIMGLTKEFKNLNPDLILILGDRFEIFSAATAAMALQIPIAHIAGGETDWANCIDGDVRNAITKMAHIHFVSTELYKNRIEKMGEEKWRIFNVGLPSLDNIKENLLNKDELQNSLNIEFKGKIFVCTYLPVGLRVEESINELNELLKGLSEFREDTVIFTLSNADAGGRKINELILKCANEYNHIYCFPSLGKQRYLSMINICDVVVGNSSSGIIETSSFGRATVNVGIRQSGRIHPENVIDVSGNKEEIIAAIQKAIYDEDFKKQICDVKNPFGDGNASEKIVKILKDINIDTNLIEKRLI; encoded by the coding sequence ATGAAAAGAAAAGTTGCGGTTGTAACAGGAAGTCGTTCAGAGTTTGGAATATTATATTGTGTTATAAAGGCTTTAGAAGAATGTGAAGAAATAAATTGTAAAGTTATAGTAACTGGAAGTCACTTGGCACCATCACAAGGATATACAATAAATCAAATACATGAATCAAAAATAAGAGTAGATGCGACTGTACCAATGCTTATTGATGGTGATGATAACGAATCGTTAGGATATTCTATTGCTATGGGTATAATGGGGCTTACTAAAGAATTTAAAAATTTAAATCCAGATTTAATTTTGATCTTAGGAGATAGATTTGAAATATTTTCGGCAGCTACAGCGGCTATGGCATTACAAATTCCTATAGCTCATATAGCAGGCGGAGAAACAGATTGGGCAAATTGTATAGATGGAGATGTTCGTAATGCTATAACAAAAATGGCACATATACATTTTGTTAGTACTGAGCTTTATAAGAATAGAATAGAAAAGATGGGAGAGGAGAAATGGAGAATATTCAATGTAGGGCTTCCATCTTTAGATAATATAAAAGAAAATTTATTGAATAAAGATGAACTTCAAAATAGCTTAAATATAGAATTTAAGGGGAAAATATTTGTATGTACATATTTACCGGTGGGACTTAGAGTTGAAGAATCTATAAATGAACTTAATGAATTACTTAAAGGATTAAGTGAATTTAGAGAAGATACTGTTATTTTTACATTATCTAATGCTGATGCAGGTGGAAGAAAGATAAATGAATTAATATTAAAATGTGCTAATGAATATAATCATATATATTGTTTCCCTAGTTTAGGTAAGCAACGTTATTTGAGCATGATAAATATTTGTGATGTTGTTGTTGGTAATTCTTCAAGTGGAATAATAGAAACATCTAGTTTTGGACGAGCTACTGTAAATGTAGGAATAAGACAAAGTGGGAGAATACATCCTGAGAATGTTATTGATGTTAGTGGTAATAAAGAGGAAATTATAGCAGCTATACAAAAGGCTATATATGATGAAGATTTTAAAAAACAAATTTGTGATGTTAAAAATCCTTTTGGAGATGGTAATGCAAGTGAAAAAATTGTAAAAATATTAAAAGATATAAATATAGATACAAACTTAATAGAAAAAAGATTGATTTAA
- a CDS encoding class I SAM-dependent methyltransferase produces MMDVFTINKKMWEDNINKYDLFWPDENIVRFLNKNYEKGNRENINVLEIGCGAGRNIIGIAMEGFKTYGIDYNENCIKLSNEKVQSFNLKNVNIEKNQGSYIPYEDEKFDCIIVGTILSLLANKEERNLMFKEIYRCLKKGGVVYSYWRDKSDYFYEKGTKIEEDTFILKNNEFGLSDMVYYFVDKEKILQDHKEFEFEVYNLEKKDFYIDNMSVKNSHWHVWAKKK; encoded by the coding sequence ATGATGGATGTTTTTACAATTAATAAAAAAATGTGGGAGGACAATATAAATAAATATGATTTATTTTGGCCTGATGAAAATATAGTAAGATTTTTAAATAAAAATTATGAAAAAGGTAATAGAGAAAATATAAATGTTCTAGAGATAGGTTGTGGAGCAGGAAGAAATATTATAGGAATTGCTATGGAGGGATTTAAAACATATGGTATAGATTATAATGAAAATTGTATAAAGCTCTCTAATGAAAAAGTTCAGTCATTTAATTTAAAAAATGTAAATATTGAAAAAAATCAAGGAAGTTATATTCCTTATGAAGATGAAAAATTTGACTGTATAATAGTAGGAACTATATTAAGTTTATTAGCAAATAAAGAAGAAAGGAATTTAATGTTTAAAGAAATTTATAGGTGTCTTAAAAAAGGTGGTGTTGTATATTCATATTGGAGGGATAAAAGTGATTATTTTTATGAAAAAGGAACAAAAATTGAAGAAGATACATTTATTTTAAAAAATAATGAGTTTGGATTAAGTGATATGGTTTATTATTTTGTTGATAAAGAAAAGATATTACAAGATCATAAAGAGTTTGAATTTGAAGTTTATAATCTTGAGAAAAAGGATTTTTATATAGATAATATGAGTGTGAAAAACTCTCATTGGCATGTTTGGGCTAAGAAAAAATAA
- a CDS encoding N-acetylneuraminate synthase family protein, which translates to MKKFQIGKVNVGPKYPVFIIAEVGVNHNGDINLAYKLIDLAVKAGANAVKFQMFYPGLLCSSVHRSEEIEMLNKYVVSFEYMKELRDYTYSLGLEFIVTPFDFKSLEEVIKLECSAIKIGSGELTHIPFLKEVAKSNMPIIVSTGASNLADVERAVKTIKDITTEKFSILHCVSTYPAPIESLNMKAINTLENVFSDCIIGYSDHSLGSTASHIAVALGANIIEKHITLDKGLEGPDHKASASEDEFIYMVRSIREAEKMMGSGYKEPQSCEGIIGRSLVFKNDFKKGHIISQQDIDYKRPGKGIRPYQEEKIIGMHLNKDVKMDELVTLGCFIRKGGECEK; encoded by the coding sequence GTGAAGAAGTTTCAAATAGGTAAGGTAAATGTTGGACCTAAATATCCAGTGTTTATTATAGCTGAAGTTGGAGTAAATCATAATGGAGATATAAATTTAGCATATAAATTAATTGATTTAGCTGTAAAAGCTGGGGCGAATGCTGTAAAATTTCAAATGTTTTATCCTGGCCTTTTGTGTTCATCAGTTCATCGTAGTGAAGAAATTGAGATGTTGAACAAATATGTAGTTAGTTTTGAATATATGAAGGAATTAAGAGATTATACATATTCGTTAGGTTTGGAATTTATAGTTACACCTTTTGATTTCAAAAGTTTAGAAGAAGTTATAAAATTAGAGTGTTCTGCAATTAAGATAGGGTCTGGTGAGTTGACACATATACCTTTTTTAAAAGAAGTAGCTAAATCTAATATGCCAATTATAGTTTCTACAGGTGCATCTAACTTGGCAGATGTAGAGAGAGCAGTAAAAACTATAAAAGATATAACAACAGAAAAATTTTCTATACTACATTGTGTATCGACATATCCAGCACCTATAGAATCCTTAAATATGAAAGCTATAAATACACTAGAGAATGTATTTAGTGATTGTATAATTGGATATTCAGATCATTCATTAGGTAGTACAGCTTCACATATAGCCGTGGCGTTAGGCGCTAATATAATAGAAAAACATATAACTTTAGATAAAGGATTAGAAGGACCTGATCATAAAGCATCTGCATCGGAAGATGAGTTTATTTATATGGTTAGATCAATAAGAGAAGCTGAAAAAATGATGGGAAGTGGATATAAGGAACCTCAAAGTTGTGAAGGAATAATAGGAAGAAGCTTGGTATTTAAAAATGATTTTAAAAAAGGACATATAATAAGTCAACAAGATATAGATTATAAGAGACCAGGAAAAGGTATAAGACCATATCAGGAAGAAAAAATTATCGGTATGCACTTAAATAAAGATGTTAAAATGGATGAATTAGTAACATTAGGTTGTTTTATAAGAAAAGGTGGAGAGTGTGAAAAGTAG
- a CDS encoding ATP-grasp domain-containing protein, with product MKKNLNVLLTASSGPGAVGIISALKSHPTKKICVITGSVEEFQDVSLKMSEKHIKIPFASDKQFVEKMITICKENDIQLIVPAYCEEIVKLAEYEKNFLKEGINILCPSNENICIAHNKDLLYENMKKDGVKYYPRFEIVSSVDELKKACLSMGYPEQKICVKPAVCNGGSRGFYLLDESYDRLKMYFEEKQQPVCSLEELLLKFKGLDEIPKIIVMEYLGGSEYGIDVVAKDGRVISSLIRKRLSPQIAGIDMRVKVEEKEELNILTQEIVEKFQLNSIVNIDVRYDSNMEKAYVLEINPRQSAYIGTSSKKVNLLAMSIDLKLGEKIHIDTYKTNHKEVMGIRYFGEFTICDEKLVLLEE from the coding sequence ATGAAAAAAAATTTAAATGTATTATTAACGGCATCATCAGGACCTGGTGCGGTCGGAATAATAAGTGCACTAAAGTCTCATCCAACTAAGAAAATTTGTGTAATTACTGGAAGTGTAGAAGAATTTCAAGATGTTTCACTTAAGATGTCAGAAAAACATATTAAGATACCATTTGCTAGTGATAAACAATTTGTTGAAAAAATGATTACGATTTGCAAAGAAAATGATATACAATTAATTGTTCCAGCTTATTGTGAAGAAATAGTTAAATTAGCTGAATATGAAAAAAATTTTTTGAAAGAAGGTATAAATATACTATGTCCTAGTAATGAAAACATATGTATAGCTCATAATAAAGATTTACTATACGAAAATATGAAAAAGGATGGGGTAAAATATTACCCTAGATTTGAGATAGTAAGTAGTGTGGATGAATTAAAAAAAGCATGTTTAAGCATGGGCTATCCAGAGCAAAAAATATGTGTAAAACCAGCAGTATGTAATGGAGGAAGCAGAGGATTTTATTTATTAGATGAGAGCTATGATAGACTTAAAATGTATTTTGAAGAAAAACAACAACCTGTATGTTCATTAGAAGAATTATTATTAAAATTTAAGGGGCTAGATGAAATACCTAAAATAATAGTCATGGAGTATTTAGGTGGATCAGAATACGGAATAGATGTAGTGGCTAAAGATGGCAGAGTTATATCAAGTTTAATAAGAAAAAGATTAAGTCCTCAAATAGCAGGAATAGATATGAGAGTTAAAGTGGAAGAAAAAGAAGAATTAAATATATTAACTCAAGAGATAGTTGAAAAGTTTCAATTAAATTCTATAGTAAATATTGATGTAAGATATGATAGTAATATGGAAAAAGCCTATGTTCTTGAAATAAATCCTAGACAATCAGCATATATAGGTACTAGTTCAAAAAAAGTAAATTTATTAGCTATGTCTATAGATTTAAAGTTAGGTGAAAAAATACACATTGATACTTATAAAACTAATCACAAGGAAGTTATGGGAATAAGATATTTTGGAGAATTTACAATTTGCGATGAAAAATTAGTACTTTTAGAAGAATAA